The Proteus sp. ZN5 genome includes the window GAGTACTGCAATAAACGGGTGTTACACCACGATAAAGTGCGGTCTGATTCAATGTTTTCTCATGACGAGACATTGAGAAAATCGGTAAACCTGTACTGATACGAGACATCATGCGTGCTGTACGACCAGATTCAGTCATCGCAATAATCGCATTAACGCCTTTCATATGGTTAGCTGCATACATTGTAGACATCGCAATGGCTTCTTCCACTGTATCAAACACCATATCTAAACGATGCTTAGAAACATTGGCGGCTGGCATTTTTTCAGCACCTAAGCAGACCTGCGCCATTGAAGCGACCGTTTCTGCTGGATATTGTCCTGCTGCGGTTTCTGCTGAAAGCATAACAGCATCCGTGCCATCTAATACGGCGTTAGCAACGTCCATTACTTCAGCACGAGTTGGCATTGGATTTGTTATCATTGATTCCATCATTTGAGTGGCAGTGATAACGACACGATTAAGCTGACGAGCACGACGAATTAATTTTTTCTGTACACCAACCAGCTCAGGATCACCAATTTCAACACCTAAATCGCCACGAGCAACCATCACCACATCAGAAGCAAGAATAATTTCATCAATGATTTCATCATTAGCAACCGCTTCAGCACGTTCTACTTTAGAAACGATTTGGCATTCACAGCCTGCATCACGGGCTAAACGGCGAGCAAGGTTAAGATCTTCCCCCGTTCTTGGGAATGAAACGGCAAGGTAATCAACACCGATTTTTGCCGCAGTGATAATATCTTGCTTATCTTTTTCTGTTAATGCATCAGCAGAAAGGCCTCCACCGAGCTTATTAATGCCTTTATTGTTAGATAAAGGACCACCAACCGTCACTTCAGTAAAGACTTTTAAACCATCAACTTTGAGGACTTTTAACTGAACTCGACCATCATCAAGAAGTAAAATATCGCCTGGAACCACGTCGGCAGGTAGGCCTTTATAATCGATACCCACTTGATTTTGGTTGCCTTCGCCTTTTTCAAGCGCTGCATCAAGTAAGAATTTATCACCGACATTCAGGAAAACTTTTCCGTCTTTAAAGGTAGATACACGGATTTTAGGGCCTTGTAAATCCCCGAGAATAGCAACATGGCGACCTAATCTTGCAGCAATTTCACGGGTACGATTAGCGCGAGCAAGATGATCTTCCGCAGAACCATGAGAGAAATTTAATCGAACAACATTTGCGCCAGCAATAATAATTTTTTCTAAGTTATTATCACGATCTGTTGCTGGGCCTAAGGTGGTAACAATTTTTGTTCTTCTGAGCCGTCTGGACATGTATTACTCCGTTGACCTTGAACGAAAGGTGTTGGCAATTGGATAAAACAGAAATCAGATTGTGTTTTACCCAATATGTTAAGTGAAACGCTTCAAGCTAATTGCAACATACACTACTGTTTTCATTGTTTGCGAGAGTTAGCTCGCAGATATGCTACCATTTTCCAAAAACTTATCTAGTCAGGGGCACAATCGGAAGTGTGACAATACTAACAGAATAATTAAAAACGGTTACTTATCAAACCGTGAATCACGTAAAGCTTCTTTGACGCGCTTCAAGTTATCTCTGAATTTTGGTCCTCGGCGTAAAATAAATCCTGTTGCGAGAACATCAATAATAGTGAGTTGAGCAAGGCGGGAGATCATTGGCATGTAGATATCAGTATCTTCAGGCACATCAAGCAATATAGGAAGGGTAGCTTCTGAGGCTAAAAGAGAGTCCGGAGTGGTAATGG containing:
- the pyk gene encoding pyruvate kinase, with translation MSRRLRRTKIVTTLGPATDRDNNLEKIIIAGANVVRLNFSHGSAEDHLARANRTREIAARLGRHVAILGDLQGPKIRVSTFKDGKVFLNVGDKFLLDAALEKGEGNQNQVGIDYKGLPADVVPGDILLLDDGRVQLKVLKVDGLKVFTEVTVGGPLSNNKGINKLGGGLSADALTEKDKQDIITAAKIGVDYLAVSFPRTGEDLNLARRLARDAGCECQIVSKVERAEAVANDEIIDEIILASDVVMVARGDLGVEIGDPELVGVQKKLIRRARQLNRVVITATQMMESMITNPMPTRAEVMDVANAVLDGTDAVMLSAETAAGQYPAETVASMAQVCLGAEKMPAANVSKHRLDMVFDTVEEAIAMSTMYAANHMKGVNAIIAMTESGRTARMMSRISTGLPIFSMSRHEKTLNQTALYRGVTPVYCSTHTDGIAAANEAIARLRDKGFLVSGDLVLVTQGDQMGTVGSTNTCRILTVE